The following are encoded in a window of Phaseolus vulgaris cultivar G19833 chromosome 3, P. vulgaris v2.0, whole genome shotgun sequence genomic DNA:
- the LOC137805678 gene encoding probable E3 ubiquitin-protein ligase ZFP1 — MENTATPIGDHVDLCITSTTIDYTRMENAASLTGDHFRSLLHSSLRGGRGLMIEITPQASRGLSLETIMQIMEREVFLVVDGNDPKENKEKCPVCLEEFCSGEYIGKLHSCEHKFHFDCIKQWLMHRNLCPVCRRTALERRNDQSVVYVFE; from the exons atggagaacACCGCTACACcgatcggcgatcatgttgacctttgcataacttcgacgaccaTCGACTACACACgcatggagaacgccgcttccttgaccggcgatcat TTTCGATCTCTCCTGCATTCTTCTCTTAGAGGTGGTCGTGGTCTAATGATCGAG ATAACGCCGCAAGCATCCAGGGGACTGAGTCTGGAAACGATAATGCAGATCATGGAGCGTGAAGTTTTCTTGGTTGTTGATGGAAATGatccaaaagaaaataaagaaaaatgccCCGTCTGTCTG GAAGAATTTTGCAGCGGAGAGTATATTGGGAAGCTGCATTCATGTGAGCACAAGTTTCACTTTGATTGCATTAAACAGTGGCTCATGCACAGGAATCTTTGCCCCGTCTGCAGAAGAACTGCGTTGGAAAGGCGTAATGACCAAAGTGTAGTATACgtatttgaataa
- the LOC137805963 gene encoding probable E3 ubiquitin-protein ligase RHG1A, whose amino-acid sequence MNPHGGSAGDANPNNQNYWRPLPSSETQERLLPLFPLFATDQEGFPQPEVNLPQQGANNNGARTDPPLQETPNAIAPESNISSFSPLAGTLTNPTEDVNLCQNFGISSQGATISPATIPSSNAAGSVHGSNSNSVNLTRKRSLPGNASPHIEEPKTPDSGSQVRATPNVIPQNAGPTIPPTNTRADWMNDTNHRRGYGAQPFIPTHSLHSPLQPSHSVQPLSFHSTSFMSSTTFNGNTMTTMNAAHSVSSPFPHPGVDIMLPFYQHGNNMFGPVVTSLGNFPTYRPNWSYIDSGRDTARTALSFVLPFQSPVSAPMQLLPGIVGNGAIVSNAGANTYYPLSNHASSSTWVPPLGSRGMHYPAAESSPVSWNHHGFISPAIPPTVIHEPAFPLPQFPSEETRRRLPNEVRSILDSLRYGQALRFEELMILDYSLVLRAFEIEHPELFGTSPSSGLSLETIAQYMDNETFLVDDGDDSEENKEKCPICLEEFKNGEEIGKLHSCVHKFHLDCIKTWLNRKNLCPVCRRTALETQNDQNAGGRAGAGAGAGAVVNGEGGRE is encoded by the exons ATGAACCCTCATG GTGGCTCAGCTGGAGATGCTAATCCAAACAACCAAAATTATTGGAGGCCTCTCCCTTCCAGTGAAACACAGGAGAGGCTGCTTCCCTTATTTCCCCTCTTTGCTACTGATCAGGAAGGGTTTCCTCAGCCAGAAGTGAATCTCCCTCAGCAAGGTGCCAACAACAATGGTGCCAGAACTGATCCTCCACTTCAGGAAACCCCTAATGCTATAGCACCGGAATCAAACATTTCCTCTTTTAGTCCCCTTGCTGGAACTCTTACAAATCCTACAGAAGATGTAAACTTGTGTCAGAACTTTGGCATAAGCAGTCAGGGTGCAACAATATCTCCTGCTACGATTCCAAGTTCGAATGCTGCAGGTAGCGTGCATGGAAGCAACTCAAACAGCGTCAACttaacaagaaaaagaagccTCCCTGGAAATGCCTCTCCACATATAGAAGAACCTAAAACACCAGATTCTGGGTCTCAGGTGAGAGCTACCCCCAATGTGATTCCACAGAATGCAGGACCAACTATTCCACCAACCAACACTAGAGCTGACTGGATGAATGATACCAATCATAGAAGAGGTTATGGTGCTCAACCTTTTATTCCAACACATTCCCTTCACTCTCCTCTCCAACCCTCACATTCCGTTCAGCCTCTATCTTTTCACAGTACTTCCTTCATGTCTAGTACTACCTTCAATGGAAACACCATGACCACCATGAATGCTGCTCACTCAGTATCCTCCCCCTTTCCACACCCTGGAGTCGACATTATGCTTCCATTTTATCAACATGGAAACAACATGTTTGGTCCTGTCGTAACATCATTGGGTAATTTTCCAACTTATCGACCAAACTGGTCTTACATTGATAGTGGTCGAGATACTGCTAGAACGGCTCTTTCTTTTGTTCTCCCCTTCCAATCCCCGGTATCTGCACCAATGCAATTACTACCTGGAATTGTGGGAAATGGTGCCATAGTTAGTAATGCTGGAGCAAATACATATTACCCTCTGAGTAATCATGCTAGCTCTTCAACTTGGGTTCCTCCACTGGGCTCACGAGGAATGCACTATCCTGCTGCAGAAAGTAGTCCTGTCTCTTGGAACCACCATGGTTTTATATCGCCTGCTATTCCACCCACTGTCATTCATGAACCCGCTTTTCCGCTACCACAATTTCCTTCTGAGGAAACGAGAAGAAGGCTTCCAAATGAG GTTCGATCTATCCTTGATTCTTTACGCTATGGTCAGGCTCTAAGGTTCGAG GAATTGATGATCCTTGACTACTCACTTGTGTTACGTGCGTTTGAG ATAGAGCACCCTGAACTGTTTGGGACATCGCCATCCTCGGGACTGAGTCTGGAAACGATAGCACAGTACATGGATAATGAGACTTTCTTGGTTGATGATGGAGATGATTcagaagaaaacaaagaaaaatgcCCCATCTGTCTG GAAGAATTTAAGAACGGAGAGGAAATCGGGAAGCTGCATTCATGCGTGCACAAGTTTCACCTTGATTGCATCAAAACTTGGCTCAACCGCAAGAACCTTTGCCCCGTGTGCAGAAGAACTGCGTTGGAAACGCAGAATGACCAAAATGCAGGTGGTAGAGCTGGAGCTGGAGCTGGAGCTGGAGCTGTAGTTAACGGTGAAGGTGGCAGAGAATAG
- the LOC137808292 gene encoding transcription factor SPATULA-like has protein sequence MSYVISFVSFPSVSQTSHLHFHYITHITLTNTNINTCLCNQLPIPNSQKRKLLTLLSPFSLLSYLQPKQYNLFSSSSSSTHHQISLPPSISMLRFCTSKTAQQNALQDGISAYNPSSAANVSSSSVPLNNETDEYDCESEEGEALVDEVPIPPKCFRSGSSSKRSRAAEVHNLSEKRRRSKINEKLKALQNLIPNSNKTDKASMLDEAIEYLKQLQLQVQMLSMRNRLSLHPMFFPEGLQPPQLPQMRMDPSEENRSIPSNTTATLPIQQENPMPYSSTLPNKQIVADQPSMSAASYLFNSETSFRLESHIPENIRSFQLRSFSEMCREDILQHQLLNANHSDTNPLGCSQGTLATASISFDMQKSAVKDNSSLENCIPGSDQSGLVLRNSEPNIILTQRLIG, from the exons ATGTCATACGTCATTTCCTTCGTTTCTTTTCCATCGGTTTCTCAAACTAGCCACCTCCATTTCCATTACATTACCCACATTACATTAACAAACACAAACATAAACACCTGCCTCTGCAACCAACTCCCAATCCCCAACAGTCAAAAGAGAAAACTCCTAACGCTCCTTTCACCTTTTTCTCTTCTCTCCTACCTTCAACCAAAACAATACAAtctcttctcttcttcctcctcttccaCACACCACCAAATCTCCCTTCCTCCCTCCATCTCCATGCTTCGCTTCTGCACCTCCAAAACTGCACAACAAAATGCACTACAAGATGGGATCTCCGCCTACAACCCTTCTTCTGCTGCCAACGTCTCTTCTTCCTCGGTGCCACTTAATAATGAAACCGATGAGTACGACTGCGAGAGTGAG GAGGGTGAGGCGTTGGTAGATGAGGTTCCAATTCCACCGAAGTGTTTTCGTTCTGGGAGTTCATCCAAAAGAAGCAGAGCTGCGGAAGTTCATAACTTGTCTGAAAAG AGGAGGAGAAGTAAGATCAATGAGAAATTGAAGGCTTTGCAAAATCTAATTCCAAATTCTAACAAG ACTGATAAGGCTTCAATGCTTGATGAAGCTATTGAATACCTTAAACAACTTCAGCTGCAAGTACAG ATGCTGTCAATGAGAAATAGGTTGAGTTTGCATCCTATGTTCTTTCCAGAAGGTTTGCAACCCCCGCAACTGCCTCAGATGAGAATGGATCCAAGTGAAGAAAACAGGTCTATCCCTTCAAACACTACTGCTACTCTGCCTATCCAACAAGAAAACCCCATGCCCTATTCATCCACTCTGCCTAACAAACAAATTGTGGCAGATCAACCATCCATGTCCGCTGCATCATATTTATTCAACTCTGAAACTTCTTTTAGGCTGGAATCTCATATTCCTGAAAATATAAGATCATTTCAACTCAGAAGTTTTTCTGAG ATGTGCAGAGAAGACATATTGCAGCACCAACTTTTAAATGCAAACCATTCAGATACCAATCCATTAGGTTGTTCTCAAG GCACGTTGGCTACAGCATCAATTTCCTTTGATATGCAAAAATCTGCAGTTAAAGACAACAGCTCTTTGGAAAACTGCATCCCTGGAAGTGATCAGTCTGGACTGGTGTTGAGAAATAGTGAGCCCAACATTATTCTGACCCAGCGGTTAATTGGGTGA